A window of Anas acuta chromosome 28, bAnaAcu1.1, whole genome shotgun sequence genomic DNA:
GTTCTTCCCCGATTTCCGACCTTTCCTGAGCAGCGGCTCCCTGGACCAAGAGAACCGGGACAACGAGAGGGGCCACCAAGCCCACGCCGACCTCTGGGGGCCCAGCCGCCCCCCCCGGTTGCCCATGACGCGGAGGTACCGCTCCCGGGGCAGCTCGCGCCCCGACAGGTCTCCGGCCATCGAGGGGTGAGTGCCCGAAAACCGCCCCCAAAAAAACCTCGCGGCGCCCCAAAAACGGGGCTCTCGGGGAAAAAGGAGTGTGGGTTTTAGGGTGGgaacccccccgggggggggacctAAAACCCCTCCTTGGCTCTGCCCTTCTGGGGGAGGTTTTCCCGAGGCGTGAGCCCAGCGAGCAGGGGAGTGAGAATTtgataatttgttttttttttggcttttttctgcttttttctgctgctgccctgggttTTGTTGCTCACCCTGTGCCTTTTTTTGCTGCCCTCAGGATAATCCAGCAGATCTTCGCGGGGTTTTTCGCCAACTCGGCGCTCCCCGGCTCGCAGCACCCCTTCTCCTGGTGAGTAGCGAGCACGGCCCTGGCCCCACTTAAAACCAGTTTGCCCAGTAACCACCCAGGAGCTTCCTGCTGACCCCTGTGGCTGCTGGGGTGAGGTCTGCAAAACCTcggggttgtttttttggggggttgaaGCAGTTCCTTTGAATTTCCCTCCCCCCTATAGGAGCGGGATGCTGCACTCCAACCCCGGGGACTACGCGTGGGGACAGAGCGGCCTCGACGCCATCGTCACCCAGGTGAGACCCCGAGAGCTTTGAGCCGTGCCTccaagttttgttgtttttttgtttttttttgctcgGTGCCCTGCCTTTTTTGGGAGGGTTCGGACCTCTTTTGGGTGAAAACACCGCGGTTTAGCTCTCCTCCTCGCCAACCAGCGCTCGCAGGTGCCTCGCAGTGGGGAGGCAGAGAATAAAACCCCCCCTCTCAGCCCCGGGTCCTGCTCCAAATCCAACATTTTGCACCCACGAGCCATTCCCTTGTGGTTTGGGGAAGGAGCCCAGCACGCTGCCGTTCCCCagggccctggggctgcccagctccatccccaaaATCCTCCCGGGGGCGTCGGCGGCAGcgggaggggaaggcagagcgGGCGGCTGCCGTCCTGGGAGCTAATTTGGCTGCTGACGCCTCGGAAGGCGCCTGCCAGAGCCATCTGCTGCCgttcagcagcagcccccggctCCCACGCCCGTCTCGTCCGGGCTCTGCGGTGGCAGCAGCCGCCCCTGCCTGTCCCACGGGGTTTTAGGGTGACCTGGAAAGCCAATGGGGCTCCCCCGAGCCACGCGTGAAGCTGTTGGGGCTGATCCTGGGGTGATCTCAGCAGCACGCAGCACCCatgaggcaggcagggagctggaagCCACGAGGGAGGAGGCTCCGCAGCTCGGGCTCAGCCCCCAGAGACTCCCCGCTGGGGATGGAGACCCCCAGGGAGCGGGGTTAAGCCCCTGGAGACGCAAAACCCCAATGGGAACGGGGTTTGGTGCGGCGGGGCCAGCCTAAAGCAGCTCCTcggggctccccgccgccctTGGGGGGGCTCCTCGCCCCTCCTGGCACCCCGATAAagagctgggggaggcagcaggcgcCCCCCTGCCTACGTTTGGTGTTGTCTTTGCAGCTCTTGGGCCAGTTGGAAAACacggggccccccccggccgaCAAAGAGAAgatctcctccctccccacagtGACAGTAACTCAGGAACAAGTGGGTAGGTGAAGGCTCCCGGCACCTCGGGCACAGCCTGGGGGGGGTTTGCTGCCCGaattcccttcctcctgcaaAGGATCACCCAATTTGCAATGATCTCGTGTCCCCGGGTGGCTTCACCCTTCTTTAAAACCTGCAATTTTTGCTGCTGACAGTCCTGCTAGGGCTGAGCTCGCTGCGTCGCGTTCTCCCCTTGCAAACCGGGGCTGCTGACGAGGCTCTGAGCGTCCCCCCCCAAATTCCTTCTGCAATATGTAGGACCCGCAGCTTTTTGTAACAGAGCTGGCAGCGCAGACCCCGTgggcttcttttttctttgtttttttgtttttttttgcagtgtttatGGTTTTGCAATTAGggatttttctcccccctcctgcCCGCGGGCGGCCGCTCGCGGGATCCCTTTTCCCACCGAGCCGCTCGGCGAAGACGAGCGGGTTGATGAGAAAAGCTGTTTCCGCGACAGATATTTTCGTCTGGTTCTTTTTATACACCCCGTGGCTCTCCTCCTTGTCTGGGAAGCCAGGAAGCATCCCAATTTCCATGCTGTCACGCTCAGCCCTGCCCTCTGGAATTGACACAGCTCGAGCCGGGCAGCCTGGCGGGCGGGCGAGGAGCCCTGGGAGCTTTTGTCTCCCTCCTGCCTGCGGTGGGGACGTTTTTGTGAGCAGCATCAGGCCCAGGATGAGGGAGGAGGTCAGATTTTCACCATCTCCCCCCCCTGACAGCACTCTGCAGCACGCTGCGTCCTCGAAAAGCAGGGGGGGTCATGCAGGAGGTGtcccccaccacccccacaAAGCCTCTTTCTGCACGAGGAGGTTTTTATCAGCCCCAATCCCCCCGATTAGTTTTTCTTACtcactttgggggaaaaaaaggagtcGTTTGGGTACCGGGGGGGGTGCGTGCTGCGCtcgccctgcccgccccgctcTGCGCCTCTCTTCCAGATACGGGCTTGGAGTGTCCCGTGTGTAAGGAGGACTACACGGTGGCCGAGCAGGTGCGGCAGTTACCCTGCAACCACTTCTTCCACAGCAACTGCATCGTGCCCTGGTTAGAGCTGGTAAGGGCTGCAAGCACCCACGGCTCCTCAGAGCCCAACAGGGGGAACCTCGGGGCGAagcagcccccccagagccGTTTCCTTGAGCCCCCCTCCCTGTTTTCTTGCAGCACGACACGTGTCCGGTGTGCAGGAAGAGCTTAAACGGCGAGGACTCGACCCGGCAAGCACAGAACCCCGAGGCCTCAGCGAGCAACAGCTTCAGCAGTGAAAGCCAACTACACGACCGATGGACTTTCTGACCTCGGGGGCTTCCTCGGGGGGCTCTGGCCGGAGCGTTCTTACTCCAGATGTACATTGTATTCTAATTCCAACAGAGTAGCAGGAAATAtagggcaggggagggcaccCACCCCGTGGTATCGCGTCGACGAGTGCTGTCTTGTTCCTGAAACTTTTAGCATCTCCGAGCCAATCGCGTCTCCATCGGAATCGCCTCTTTAGTCCCCAACCCAGAGTCTTTTTGAGTGATTTGACTTGATTTTATACCTGTGAAACGTGGCCTCTggaggggccgggccgggcagggagGTTTGTGGCTCTCGGGGGGACCCTACCTGGGCCCCGGGGTCTCGGCACAGCCCCCGTGCACGGCAGTGGAGGTGGGGAGAGCGTTTTGGTGACG
This region includes:
- the RNF115 gene encoding E3 ubiquitin-protein ligase RNF115; its protein translation is MFFPDFRPFLSSGSLDQENRDNERGHQAHADLWGPSRPPRLPMTRRYRSRGSSRPDRSPAIEGIIQQIFAGFFANSALPGSQHPFSWSGMLHSNPGDYAWGQSGLDAIVTQLLGQLENTGPPPADKEKISSLPTVTVTQEQVDTGLECPVCKEDYTVAEQVRQLPCNHFFHSNCIVPWLELHDTCPVCRKSLNGEDSTRQAQNPEASASNSFSSESQLHDRWTF